A genomic window from Yarrowia lipolytica chromosome 1D, complete sequence includes:
- a CDS encoding uncharacterized protein (Compare to YALI0D06688g, similar to uniprot|P40088 Saccharomyces cerevisiae YER145c FTR1 iron permease that mediates high-affinity iron uptake) yields MANAFSVPVFFIVFRETLEAAIIISVLLAFIKQSLGPAPVTDHPDYDPENPEKDLSPVATSADDAFAGQSEADKALLQKKLIKQVWIGAALGLLICFILGGTFIGVFYSLDKDLWASFEDLWEGIFCIIATIMITFMGLAMLRINKMKEKWRIKIAKTLLQNKGEYKDTSFKGRLKSLFNFRYNSKKYALGILAFVTTLREGIEAVVFVGGVGLGEDATAFPLPVFCGLAAGGLIGYFIYRGGNFMSIQIFLIASTCFLYLIAAGLFSRAIWYFQMYRFSKKSGGDVAEGGSGPGSYNIKEVVWHVNCCDPLNDGGWQIFNALFGWQNSPTYGSVISYNVYWICIILAIFAMLFNEKHGYYPMLKRWAKTEDKTADNAMYDRAVFHARQDAGVEKNAVVTENSASSSDERKEVA; encoded by the coding sequence ATGGCCAACGCGTTTTCCGTTCCGGTCTTCTTCATTGTCTTTCGAGAGACTCTGGAGGCCGCCATCATCATTtcggtgctgctggccTTCATCAAGCAGTCTCTGGGCCCGGCTCCTGTGACGGACCATCCCGATTATGACCCCGAAAACCCCGAGAAGGATCTCAGTCCCGTGGCAACCTCCGCCGATGACGCCTTTGCCGGCCAGTCCGAGGCTGACAAGGCtctgctgcagaagaagctcatcAAGCAGGTGTGGATTGGCGCCGctcttggtcttctcatCTGTTTCATTCTCGGAGGCACCTTCATCGGTGTCTTCTACTCGCTGGACAAGGATCTCTGGGCTTCGTTTGAAGACCTGTGGGAAGGTATCTTCTGTATCATTGCTACCATCATGATCACCTTCATGGGTCTGGCCATGCTGCGAATCAacaagatgaaggagaagtGGCGAATCAAGATTGCCAAGACCCTGCTGCAGAACAAGGgcgagtacaaggacaCTTCCTTCAAGGGCCGACTCAAGAGTCTCTTCAACTTCCGATACAACTCCAAGAAGTACGCTCTGGGCATTCTCGCCTTCGTTACTACCCTGCGAGAAGGTATTGAGGCCGTGGTCTTTGTCGGAGGTGTTGGACTCGGTGAGGATGCCACCGCATTCCCTCTTCCCGTCTTTTGTGGTCTGGCAGCCGGCGGTCTGATCGGATACTTCATCTACCGAGGAGGTAACTTCATGTCTATCCAGATCTTCCTCATCGCCTCCACCTGTTTCCTCTACCTCATTGCTGCCGGTCTCTTCTCCCGAGCTATCTGGTACTTCCAGATGTACCGATTCTCCAAGAAGTctggtggagatgtcgCCGAGGGAGGCTCCGGCCCTGGCTCCTACaacatcaaggaggtggtcTGGCACGTCAACTGCTGCGACCCTCTCAACGACGGTGGCTGGCAGATCTTCAACGCGCTGTTTGGATGGCAAAACTCCCCCACCTACGGCTCCGTCATCTCATACAATGTGTACTGGATCTGCATCATTCTCGCCATTTTCGCCATGCTCTTCAACGAGAAGCACGGCTACTACCCCATGCTCAAGCGATGGGCCAAGACTGAGGACAAGACTGCCGACAATGCCATGTACGACCGGGCCGTGTTCCATGCTCGACAGGATGCTGGCGTCGAGAAGAATGCTGTCGTGACGGAGAACTCCGCGTCTAGCAGCGACGAACGAAAGGAGGTTGCCTAA